In Pyricularia oryzae 70-15 chromosome 2, whole genome shotgun sequence, one genomic interval encodes:
- a CDS encoding 1,3-beta-glucanosyltransferase gel3, whose amino-acid sequence MSFIKLAKALGVLQLVSAAAAATEPVTAKGQYLFFKNGTQFYIRGVAYQQGVNVNGQGDATSANINDPLADEASCKRDAPLLSKLGTNVIRVYAIDPKKDHTACMKILDNAGIYVIADLSAPDISVERDSPSWDVSLLARYTGVIDNLSKFENTLGFFAGNEVTNNATNTQASAFVKAAVRDSKAYIKSKNLGRWLGVGYATNDDSGTRDNLANYFNCGKPEDSVDFWGYNIYEWCGKSTFQSSGYEERTKFFQDYSVPVFFSEYGCQNPGGAAARIFQETGVLYSNDMNKVWSGGIVYEYFEEQNDYGLVSLSGNSVTTMKDFGALATQIAQSGYPTGTAMNSYQPSNTARPCPAIGDKWKAAEKLPPSPNSTVCSCMYQSLSCVPSAKTASDAKSIGALFGTVCGMDPKACTGITADAATGTYGLFSMCNATEKLGNVLNAYYNNQGKSSSACDFKGQASVVASPKSDGTCTSVLSAASSAAASGGSGSGSGKNAAGTLRVGAGWGAAFEGAFGAGIVVLSAVVGAAAVLM is encoded by the exons ATGAGTTTCATTAAACtcgccaaggcgctgggcgTCTTGCAACTAGTAtctgctgcagctgcagcgaCCGAGCCCGTCACGGCCAAAGGTCAGTACCTGTTCTTCAAGAATGGGACGCAGTTCTACATTCGCGGCGTGGCGTACCAGCAGGGCGTCAACGTCAATGGCCAGGGCGACGCGACGTCGGCAAACATCAACGACCCGCTCGCAGACGAAGCCAGCTGCAAACGAGACGCTCCCCTGCTCAGCAAGCTCGGCACCAACGTCATTCGTGTCTACGCGATCGACCCCAAGAAGGACCATACCGCCTGCATGAAGATCCTCGACAATGCTGGTATTTACGTTATTGCCGATCTCAGCGCCCCGGACATTTCGGTAGAGCGCGACTCGCCCTCTTGGGATGTGTCGCTGCTAGCCAGGTACACGGGCGTCATTGACAACCTGTCCAAGTTCGAGAACACGCTCGGCTTCTTCGCCGGTAACGAGGTCACCAACAACGCCACCAACACCCAGGCCTCAGCTTTCGTCAAGGCGGCGGTGCGTGACTCCAAGGCATACATCAAGAGCAAGAACCTGGGTCGTTGGTTAGGTGTTGGATACGCCACCAACGACGACTCTGGCACTAGGGACAATCTCGCCAACTACTTCAACTGCGGAAAGCCGGAAGACTCGGTTGACTTCTGGGGCTACAACATCTACGAGTGGTGCGGCAAGAGCACCTTCCAGTCCAGTGGCTACGAGGAGAGGACCAAGTTCTTCCAGGACTACTCCGTTCCCGTCTTCTTCTCCGAGTATGGTTGCCAGAACCCCGGCGGTGCCGCCGCGCGTATCTTCCAGGAGACTGGAGTTCTTTACAGCAACGACATGAACAAGGTCTGGTCTGGCGGTATCGTCTACGAATACTTTGAGGAGCAGAATGACTATG GTCTTGTCTCCCTTTCCGGCAACTCCGTCACAACTATGAAGGATTTTGGTGCTCTGGCTACCCAGATCGCCCAGTCCGGCTACCCCACCGGCACCGCCATGAACTCGTACCAGCCCAGCAACACGGCACGCCCCTGCCCTGCCATTGGTGACAAGTGGAAGgccgccgagaagctgccgccgtcgcccAACTCGACGGTCTGCTCATGCATGTACCAGTCTCTCTCTTGCGTGCCTTCAGCCAAGACCGCCTCCGATGCCAAGTCGATTGGTGCCCTCTTCGGCACCGTCTGCGGCATGGACCCCAAGGCCTGCACTGGCATTACGGCCGACGCTGCCACTGGCACTTACGGCCTCTTCTCTATGTGCAACGCCACCGAGAAGCTGGGCAACGTGCTCAACGCCTACTACAACAACCAGGGCAAGAGCTCCAGTGCCTGCGACTTCAAGGGCCAGGCCTCCGTCGTCGCCAGCCCCAAGTCCGACGGTACCTGCACCAGCGTGCTGTCGGCCGCTAGCAGCGCCGCCGCTTCTGGTggtagcggcagcggcagcggcaagaACGCCGCTGGCACTCTGAGGGTCGGCGCCGGCTGGGGCGCTGCGTTTGAGGGTGCTTTCGGCGCTGGCATCGTCGTGTTGTCGGCGGTCGTTGGTGCTGCGGCTGTTTTGATGTAG
- a CDS encoding CDP-diacylglycerol-inositol 3-phosphatidyltransferase PIS produces MSGPRTRKQAAREAAAGEHAPTSNGDSGANAQELLVKKDEFVENENIFAFWPNIIGYIRVVLALISLYYMPLHPRTCTLLYSISCLLDALDGYLARLFEQSTRFGAVLDMVTDRCTTACMLVFLSSAFPRWAIVFQGLISLDFASHYIHMYTTLAMGGSGQSHKNVDRSRSWILNQYYTNKVVLFVFCFLNEAFFIALYLLSFSSPLLSPTLLGQVPPGAAEEILKGNREVDSSLLGQIFKNPYSAGALELARANKMDSTIPWIVAIVSFPVMLGKQFINVVQFIKASKWLAEGDLEARRAQGLPRPKKTI; encoded by the exons ATGTCAGGCCCGCGGACAAGAAAGCAGGCCGCCAGGGAGGCTGCCGCCGGCGAGCACGCGCCCACTTCCAACGGTGACAGCGGCGCGAATGCCCAGGAGCTATTGGTGAAGAAGGATGAATTCGTGGAGAATGAAAACATATTCGCCTTTTGGCCAAATATAATCG GCTACATCCGGGTCGTGCTCGCGCTCATCTCCCTCTACTACATGCCACTGCACCCCCGGACCTGCACGTTGCTGTACAGCATCTCATGCCTCCTCGATGCGCTGGACGGCTACTTGGCGCGGCTCTTTGAGCAGTCGACGCGCTTCGGCGCCGTCCTCGACATGGTGACGGACCGTTGCACGACGGCGTGCATGCTGGTGTTCCTGTCCTCGGCGTTTCCCCGCTGGGCCATTGTGTTCCAGGGCCTTATCTCGCTCGACTTTGCAAGCCACTACATCCACATGTACACAACGCTGGCGATGGGAGGTTCGGGCCAAAGCCACAAGAATGTTGACAGGTCGCGAAGCTGGATTTTGAACCAGTACTACACGAACAAG GTCGTGCTTTTCGTTTTCTGTTTCCTAAACGAAGCTTTCTTCATTGCTCTGTACCTCCTCTCGTTCTCGAGCCCGCTACTGTCGCCCACCTTGCTGGGACAGGTTCCTCCtggcgcggccgaggagattCTCAAGGGCAACCGTGAGGTAGATTCGTCTCTGTTGGGGCAAATATTCAAAAACCCCTACAGCGCTGGCGCTTTGGAGCTCGCGCGCGCGAACAAGATG GACTCCACCATCCCGTGGATTGTTGCTATCGTCAGCTTCCCCGTCATGTTGGGCAAGCAGTTCATCAACGTTGTACAATTTATCAAGGCCAGCAAATGGCTGGCAGAGGGTGACTTGGAGGCCAGGAGGGCACAGGGTCTTCCGCGCCCCAAAAAGACGATATAA